The following are encoded together in the Bos mutus isolate GX-2022 chromosome 3, NWIPB_WYAK_1.1, whole genome shotgun sequence genome:
- the KPLCE gene encoding protein KPLCE, translating into MCDQQKQPEFPPSCMKGSGLGVVQSTKCTSVKCPPPCPTQTFVKCSPPCPTQTFVKCPGPCLTQTYVKCPPPCPTQNYAKCPVPFQTKTFVNCVTPCQTLVKCPAPSQMTYVKYPAPCQTFVKCPAPCQTTYVKAPAPCQTQTYYVQTPAPSQTYYTQAPVRGSVTSCCVPDPCSAPCSTSYCCLAPRTFGVSPLRRWIQRPQDCNSGSSGCCEDSGCCGSGCCSSGCCGSGCCCLGIIPMRSRGPACCDCDDDCDC; encoded by the coding sequence ATGTGTGACCAGCAGAAACAGCCAGAATTCCCTCCATCTTGCATGAAAGGTTCAGGATTGGGAGTTGTGCAGAGTACCAAATGTACTTCTGTAAAATGCCCACCTCCATGTCCGACTCAAACCTTCGTGAAATGCTCACCTCCATGTCCAACTCAAACCTTTGTGAAATGCCCAGGTCCATGTCTGACTCAGACCTACGTGAAATGTCCACCTCCGTGTCCAACTCAAAACTATGCTAAATGCCCAGTTCCATTCCAGACGAAGACTTTTGTGAACTGTGTAACTCCTTGCCAGACCCTAGTGAAGTGCCCAGCTCCAAGCCAGATGACCTACGTGAAATACCCAGCTCCTTGCCAGACGTTTGTGAAGTGCCCTGCTCCATGCCAGACGACCTATGTGAAAGCCCCAGCCCCTTGCCAGACCCAGACATACTATGTTCAGACCCCTGCTCCTTCCCAAACTTACTACACTCAGGCTCCTGTAAGAGGCTCAGTCACCTCATGTTGTGTCCCTGATCCATGCTCTGCTCCCTGTTCCACCAGCTACTGCTGTCTGGCTCCCCGGACCTTCGGGGTGAGTCCTCTGAGACGCTGGATCCAACGACCCCAGGACTGCAACTCAGGATCGTCTGGCTGCTGTGAGGATTCCGGATGCTGTGGCTCTGGGTGCTGCAGCTCTGGGTGCTGCGGCTCTGGGTGCTGTTGTCTAGGAATTATTCCCATGAGGTCCCGAGGTCCTGCATGCTGTGATTGCGACGATGACTGCGACTGTTAA